The Dreissena polymorpha isolate Duluth1 chromosome 8, UMN_Dpol_1.0, whole genome shotgun sequence genome includes the window tatgactccgagatatacaagcacaaatatagcgaaacaaattatatttaatctgTTAATTTCCTAAGTAAAGTAATTTGCGACAATGGTATCTCTCTTCTCCCATCCGATACAGCCTGAATTATATCTCCCTTGGTAACCTCTTCTAAGGTTCCGGATGCACTGCTGGTTCCCCCACATCAACCGCAGATTATGAAGAACAACACAGGCAATGATGATGCGGCTGACCTTGGCAGGCTTCATTCTAATCTGTTATAAACAGAAATTGGAggaataacattgaaaaataatgttacatcaaaagtcattgtaaaaaaatgttgtcaaatttgtTCCCAATGCTTGATGCAGAGTATATAGTAACAACTACTTTTTTTCCCGAGTGTAACAATTTACTAATATCTTATGTATTTCTTATGAGCTCTAACagatacacaaaaacatatctaaaaatgttttaattgttttagctgGCATTCAGTAATGTATCAGTACTTTACAGTAATACGAGAAAGTTGTGTATAATGCTgttacattgacttgttcaatatgtcaaaatcagttacatttattcatatttagaatattcagcaTTCTTTTCCGTCTATTAGTAAGTTGAAATTAAGAACTGAAGTGTGTCTATggcatgcaaaaataatgttaagttaattataactttttttccaactcttagacttgatatgcctagaaatatatgatgatgtcaatttcgattaacaatctttgttgattaaatacattttattttataatcttcaataaattttatcattaataatatcAACAATTTCCTTACATGCCTCACCATGAAGGACATGAAAGGTTCGCTTCCAAACCCCGAAGGCCCTTTCTATACTGTTTGGTGCCTATGTGAGCAGTTTTGTACTTTTCCTGAGCTTCTgactctgtgaaaacagttataaatatgctgatagttttaatactgaactattttattggaaaagtGTTAGTACTTAGAGAATCAAGGAAAATCTATTTCACAATTATATGCGTTGATTATATGCTTAGCATTACATGaaagttgttttgtgtgtttcgttttgtATTGCAGTTTATGGAAAAAAACTTGTCATTATAATATTTCCATTAAAAGAAACATGGCAATTTTcaaccaaaatgtgtgttttgctggacacataagatatgtatcgccACATAtaccagaacatgccaatgcgacgttgttttagacttattcggcggagaaaacggtattccctgacatgtgcgtgctcaacaacagttgttctagaagttgtccgtgtataacagccatgtgcgtgctcaacagcaatcgtcaaaaccaatcgaaactcaactttaccttaaaaataacgccattagcaatcgatgtatccataTCCATTTTTTTGCCAGTTTCAATGCGTCccatgaacaactggtacttaaacagtgatAATTAgtgagaaaacagttatattattgttagtccgtgtacaacagcaattgacggttcaagaaatcgcaaaatattccatgagtaatctccacactcagaccaaccagagggaaacggttgatactcgatgaaaccgcgtccggctggccctatgataggcgtcatccgattaaaaacaagtaagtaataagaagatgtacctgtttaaacactcaaattttccatcttatcgaggcatcggcggccatgttttctcaattctgaccacgtgattccacGCATTGATGATAAAATAGCATCCTGAAGTTTTagttttgtgaatattttgacGAAGTTCTGAACCTCAGGGTTAAGAGATCGTTTCCGAGTTGGATAAGGTAGATTTCCCAAAGCCACAAACTGCCGCACTTTTGATTCTTGACCGTTTACCTAGTCTTCAGTCTTAATGACTGCAGTTGGGTAATTATCATTTGCGTTTTTATGTTGTACGAGTTCTGGCTGGGACTCGGTATGGATTGTCAAAACAGCCTGAACAACATCCTGTTTTACAGAATGCGGCTCTGGATTGGTTTTCAGTGTTAACTGTCAAAACGGCCTGAAAAACTTCTGGTTCTACAGACTGATGTTCTATTTTGGTATCAGTGCTGCCTGATAAGACAGCCTGCTCAACGTCCTGTCGTGCAGATTATTATTCAGGGGTCTGTGTATGATCACATGAATTAAACCGTGATAAGGCGTCGGCTTCTACATTAAACTTGCCAGTCCTATAATGGATCTTAAAGTTGTAGTTTGCCAGCGCAGCTACCCACCTATGTCCACAAGCGTCAAGTTTCGCAGTTGTCAAGACATAGATAAGTGGGTTATTGTCTGTGAAGGCCTCGAACGGGACACCATACAAGTAATCATGGAATTTCTCAGTAACCGCCCATTTAAGAGCCAAAAAGTCCAGTTTACTTGAGTGGTAATTTCCGTTCAGGTGCCATCAGACTACGGCTCGCAAATGCAACTACTCTGTCAACGCCATCCTGGTTTTGGTACAAAACTGCACCAAGACCAGCGGCGGAGGCATCAGTGTGTACCTTGAATGATTTGGTGTAGTCAGCATAGGCTAACACCAGTGTCGTGCTCAACTTCTCGATGAGAGTATTGAATGCACGTTGCCCCACAGAAACTTGGAAGTGACCCCTTTCTTGGATTTTGATCCAGAACTGCCAATCAGAAGATCGTTTAATGGGCGTGCAACCTGTGCGTAATGTTCTATGAACTTCCTGTAGTACCCAGCAAAACCCAAGAAGCTACGAACTGCTTTTACTGATGTCGGGACAGGCCACTTTTTTATAACTTCGGTTTTGGCGGGGTCAGTTTTGATACCATCTTTAGACTACAATGTGGCCAAGTTAGCTCACCTCTTCTTACAAAAACTCACATTTAGAAGCTTTAAGCTTCAGGTGATGAGCatctaattgtttaaaaacagcTTCTAGTCTTTCTATATGTGTTTCAAAAGTGGGAGAAAACACAATTATATCATCTAAATAGATGAGGCACTCCTGAAGGTTCAATTCCCCCATGCAACGTTCCATCAACCTTTGAAAGGTTGCTGGGGCGTTACAGAGGCCGTATGGCATCCGGGTGCACTGATAGAAACCCAAGTTTCCTACTTGAAAAGCCGTTTTCTCTATGTCATTTTCGGCCATCTCCACCTGCCAGTATCCGGATTTCAGGTCAAGTTCGGTGAAGTACTTAGACCCGGAaagtaggtggaaagtgtcgtcaattCTGGGTATTGGGTATGCATCTTTGTGTTCGATGCAGAAGCGTATCGATCCGTCCTTTTTACGCACAATGACTACATTGGACGAAAAAGGACTCTGAGAATGTGTGATGACACCCATTGACAACATTTCATGTAAATGTTCACGAACTTCATCAATAAGGCCAGGGGGTCACGTCGATATGGCTCTTTAAATGGCTCTGGATTGTCgagttttatttcatgtttgacaATGTTGGTCTTGCCTATATCGAGTGGACCCTGCGAAAAAACGTTTCGCCACTTCCAAAAGAAGTTCTCTAGAGAAACCTTTTCATCCTTTTCCAAATGATCAagatttacttttatatttttaagaaattgttCCTTTAAATGATTTTCAGTATGATCTGATAGACTAGGCTTTTCGGTAGTCTGAGAGTTTTCAAGCGTCCATGATCTCAATACTGTGACGTCATGTAAATCACAGACAACCGAATTTGGAGGTAAGCAAATTATTTTCGCAGACATGTTAAAAATGCGGACAGGAACCCTCACAGTTGTACCGGGTATGTTCAAATTGACTACCCTTGGACATATTCCAAGCCTAGTCGATGCCAGCGGTGACTGTTCTGTGACAGCGCTATTACAGTTAGAGGTTTTTCTCATTATACCTGAAACAGTAACAGTTTCAAAAGGCAGGATACTAACAGATTTTCCCGTAGTTTTTACCGTACCAACGGATTCCTGAGTTGATATTGTCAGAAGAGCGGTTTTCCACTCTTCCGACAAATTGGATTTATCAACATCTGACATGTATCTAATTACATTCGTCCCAATTATGACGGGTACGTCTGAATTAAAGTTAGTATTATATACTTCAAGCACAGGAACCGGGAATGATTCATTTGTTAGTTTTGGGACCCTTATACAGGCTTCAATGTACCCTATATAAGGAATCTCCTTATCATCTGCCCCCTTAACGGAGAGCTGTAGCTCGTCTAGTGTATGTAACACTTGTTTTGGTACTAGCTGTTCAAAGAATGTTTGGCTTACTGTTGTAACCATGGCTCCACTGTCAATTAGAGCCATTGTTTGCttaacatttaattcaatttcagACGCATTCGAGTGTCCGACTAGTCTGTCAAATAAAGATGCTTTAGGATCGATAATTCTGCTGTCACACATTTGATCCTTAATGTTGACAGTTTCTAGTTTAAAGGTTGTTGGGTGTTTTCTTCGGGTTGTGCTTGATCTTCTGCAATTCTGTTAACTTGGTAAAAGCCTCTCCCGCGGTTTCTATAACCAGTCCGGTGTCTCGTGTTCTTTCGCATTCCACCTATTTGTGGTCTTGATTCAATGACATCATACTGTGGCTGTAGATTCTTGAAATCATAAAGTTTTCTTTCTAGGTCGTCAAGTCGTTGCATCACTTTCATCATCTCTTCTGTCTCGTGTGGCTCCACTTATGTCTGATGTCCTCTCCATAATCTATTCTTCAGTTTCTTATTTCTCTCTGGTTCTTTCATATGTGTTCTGCGTCCTACCTGGAGTAGCATGTCTTCTAACCTTAAAACCCATTCTACTATTGATTCTTCGGTTTTCTGTTCTGTTAGTAGAAATCTCGATAGAATGCAATCTTCACTAGCTACATTACCAAGTTTCATTCCAAACTGTGTATAATGTCATCAATAGATGCATTCTTTGATAAACGCAGCATGCATTTTCTGGCCTGGTCTCGAAGAGCTTTTCGTAAGGATTGTTTGAGTATTGGCTTCGAATACATATCTGTCTAATGCTTTCGAACTCCAGCTTGAATTCTTCAAATGATGCTTCATTCTTTGGAACAGGTTCCTTACCTGAAAATGGTGTTATGTGTACTTTGTCATTCAATTCCCTCGTGTTGTGGTTGGTAATCGTATGTTTTCGTATCGTATCCTGCCCCTCCTCTAAGAATCCAGCTTCCAGTCTGGCCTTTTGTTGTTCAAGATGTCGGATTATAGGATCAAGTTCATCTCTTTTTTTGTAGCGACTGAAGGGTCTGTTTGCATCATGGAGTTGTTGTTCTCGCTCTTCTAATCGTTTAGAACGGTTCGCCAGCTTTTGCTCTCGTTCTTCCAGATCACTCATGCTGTCATCTATCTTCTGTTGCAATTTTATCAACTGTTCTTCGTGTCTCTTTAACCTCAGCTCTTTCTTTTCTGTTTCTTCGAAATTCTTCAGCTTGTTCTCCTGCAACTCGAGTTGTAGCAGTGAAATTTTCTTCTCGCTGCTCAGAAGTCGCTTGTTTAGTTCGTCTATCTCCTCTGTTTTTCTACGTAGATCCCATTTCAGATGCATTTCTTCTGTCTTCGGGTCACGTCTGTCTTCTCTACGCGTTATTTCGTCCGTGCGGGACTTCACTTTTGGTAGTCGCCCTTTCGGAGTTACGGAGGTAACCTTTCTCTCCCCAAGGTACTGCTGTTCATCTTGTAGCTGAGCCAGTTTGTCTTGTAGCTTACTGGTTTCAGCTGAAATGTCAAACTCATCATCTGTTCCGCTGTCCGATATAGCATTGTCTGTTTCAGCATCTATCTGTACTGATGACGCTGCTCTTCGAATTTGTATCAATTCATCCCGTTTCTGTTGGAATGTAGTAAGCTCCTCTTCTGTCCGTCTCTGCTTTTCTTATTCCTCTATTCTGCGACGTAACCTTTCTTCTTCTGAAGAACTCTTTCCTGAATCTGACAAATTCAGTGTTGTCCTCTTTGTAACATCTCGAAGATTGTAGTTTGATCCGCCGTGAGCCATTTTATTACAGAACACTTACTAATTTGTTCTTTTCAAATAGTTATTTCAGTGTCAAACGAACTCATGTTAAAGTTCTAgatcacacacacaaacatatagAGAGAGAAATGCTAAAGTGTATAAAGCACATGCAAAAGAACCCATGAACCCGTGATTCAAACTCAATCTGGTATTTCAAGCACACTCTTAATATAGTAGTGGTGTATACAATCACActcttaatatataaataatcattaactcgttg containing:
- the LOC127840606 gene encoding trichohyalin-like — translated: MAHGGSNYNLRDVTKRTTLNLSDSGKSSSEEERAASSVQIDAETDNAISDSGTDDEFDISAETSKLQDKLAQLQDEQQYLGERKVTSVTPKGRLPKVKSRTDEITRREDRRDPKTEEMHLKWDLRRKTEEIDELNKRLLSSEKKISLLQLELQENKLKNFEETEKKELRLKRHEEQLIKLQQKIDDSMSDLEEREQKLANRSKRLEEREQQLHDANRPFSRYKKRDELDPIIRHLEQQKARLEAGFLEEGQDTIRKHTITNHNTRELNDKVECERTRDTGLVIETAGEAFTKLTELQKIKHNPKKTPNNL